In Sebaldella sp. S0638, the genomic stretch TTATCTCCTAAAGAATATTTGAAAAAAATTTCATAATAGACAAGATAAATGTGTCCACATTATTGACATAAGTACAAAACGGAGTTCTTGATAATGCATTATTTGTACTGCAAAATTCTGAAAATAATACAAAAGAAAATGTAAAGATAAATGTAATAGCAGGTAAAGGAGCAAGTAAAGAAAAAACAAGCGGAGTAGAATCATATGATTATGACACAGTGGGAGTTCTGGCTTTAAGAGAAGTAGAGAGAACTTACAGACACACATTCGGATATTCACTGGGGTACACAAGAACGGACTTCCAGATGGACAGCAGCAGATTTAGCGAAGATATGGCGAATACTGTACAGCTGGGATTACATAATAAATATAAGGCGAATGGATGGAATTTTAGAAATGATTTACTTGGAAGAGTAAGTTTCCATACAAGTGACAGAACAATGGACTGGTATGACGGGACACAGAGCAAGATGAAAGCAGATTACAATGTGTACGGAGTAAATTCGTTAAATGAAATAGGAAAAGAATTTGATTTGGGGAGAAATACAAAAATAATTCCATATACAGGTCTTGAGCTGGGATATATGTCACATGAAAGTTTTCAGGAGAAAGGGGATGCAGAGAAACTGAAAGTAGACAAAAATGACGGATATTCAGTAAAACCAGAGATAGGAGTAAGACTGGAAGCAGAGAAAAATCTTGGTAAAAATGAAAATTGGAGAATAAAAGGAAACATAGGAGCAGGTTATGAATATGAACTTGGGAATATGAATAAACAGGAACAGGCAAGTGTAGCAGCAATAGAAGATGGCTATCATAAACTGGCTAAACCTGCGGAAGACAAAGGGAAAATAAAAACAAACGGTATGGTAGGAGTAGAAGTAAAAGACAGATACGGAATATTCGTAACAGGTGAATATGGAATAGGTAACAGCAATAAAGAAGACTATAAAGTTGGTTTATCTTTAAAAGCAGTATTCTAACAATAAGTACACAGAAATAGAGTTGGTTTTATGAGCCAATAATTATAAAAAGATCAGTTTTATCTGGTCTTTTTACATTTTGTGGCAGTCGAATACTTTGGTATTCATTAAAAAAAAATAAGATAAATATATACTTGTAGAACGACTCCTCAATTTTTAGAGTAATTTTATAATCAGGACAGATGTTTTTTATAATTTAAATGAGATTGACAAGAATATAAAATAAATGTTATATTACCTGTGAGGATGCTCATATTCGCTTATTTAATATTTGGGATATTCTTAATACAATTTGATTTAGGAGGAAGAAATGAAAAAATTATTGATTAGCTTATTTACAATTGTTTCACTAACATCATTCTCAGATGAATTAATTATTCGCGGAGGATTTGATGTGTTCAATGATTACAGCGGAATGTCAGATTTTATAACAGGTGATCCCGGTGATGACAGTCTTGGATTTGAATTAGGAATAGAATATCTGAAAACAGTTGCACCTAACTTTTTGATCGGTGCAGGAATAGGGTATCAGGGACATGCTAAAGCCGAAGGAAAGAAAGTATTAATAAACAACTGGTATGATTCATCAGGTAATTATTACGAACATACATACGGTTATGATGATAAAGTATACTATGACAGTGTACCTTTATATGTAACTGCGAAGTATGAATTTGAAACAGCCAACAAATATATAAAGCCATATGTAAAAGCGAATTTAGGTTATTCTTTTAATATCCATAAAAATGATCTTACACTTAATGATAAGGTGACTCAGTATGTATATGACTGGTATTATGATGATTATGACGAGTATTCATATTCATACAATTCAAAATCATATGATACAGACATAGAGAACGGAATATATTATGGGATAGGCGGAGGAATACAGATAAACGGTCTTACACTTGACCTTATGTATCAGGCAAACTATGCAAAAGCCAAAATAGACAATGGTGACGGTACAAGACAGGAACATGACCTGAATCTTCACAGAGTGACTTTTGGATTTGGTTATGCATTTGATTTTAGTTATTAATAAAATATGTAAATAAATAGAAAAGCGGCTGCTCCAACATAAGTTGGGAGAGCCGCTGTTTTATAATCCGAACATTTTTTCGTATGCTTTGAATACTTCTGTGACATCAAAATAATACTTTACAGTTTTTCCGTCAGGCATCTGTACTGTAAGAATATCATAAGGGGTACCGTTATCATCGTAAACCAGCGCCTGCCCCAGGACTCTTGACCCGGGATATTTTGTTGATAAATATTTATATTCTTCTTCAACAGTATTGACTTTTACTGCTGTTTCAAAACTCAAACCATCTCTGGAATCAGCTTTTGCAGCATTTTTGTTATTTTTCTTCTGTGAATTTCCCGCAGCAGAACTTGATTTTGCACTCATGTTCAATGTAATGATAAGCATAGTTAACAGAATAATAAATTTTTTCATATTAAATCTCCTTTAGTTTTATTATTATATTGATTATAATGCATTTCATAAATAAAGTAAAATAAATTCAAGACATTTTTTTAATAACATAAGAAAGCCCGTAAATTATATGATGGAAAGAAATAAAAATAATTTTTCAAAGAAGGAAAAATTCACATTAACTTCATATTGGAATGGTAGAATGAGAATATAGATAAAAAGGTACAGTTCAGCTGTATAAGGAGGTAGCATGAAAAAGATAGTATTAATTTTAGTATCAGTTTTTACACTGACTTCATGTATTTACGAAGACTACAATCATTATCCGCCGTCAGGTGGAAGACCGCCGTATAATAACGGTCATGGCAGACCACCGGGGAACGGCAGACCACCAGGGAATAACAGACCGCCCGGAAACAGCAGGCCTCCCGGGAATAGCAGACCACCGGGACCAGGAAGACCAAATAATAATAATGGACCAAACCATAATAATAATGGTCATGGCGGAAGACATTAAAATATAAAACTGTTTCAGTAAGATGATTTTGAAACAGTTTTTTTTTGTAAATAAAAAATGTAGAAAAAAATAAACAATAAAATTTTTTATGTAATAATAGTGTTAATGCAGGGGAAAATGTATATAACAAAAAACTGAAATAAATAAAATCAGCAGTAAATATAGCAATAGAGCCGTTTGAACAAAAAAGTAAATTTGAAAATTTTTTGCAAATAACATATAATGTAATAAATAAATTATTCGGGGTGGAAATAATGTCAAAAAATATAGTTTTTTTCGATGTGGAAACAAACGGTAAGGTAGGAAGTTCAGTACTGTCAATATCAGCAATAAAAGTGAATTTTAACGGTGAGATACAGAAGTGGGAAAAAGTAGGAGAGTATGACAGATTCTATTTTCGGAATCCCGGCGAGGAAATAAATATGGGAGCCATAAATGTAAACGGTCTTACAGATAATGTACTGGAAAAGAAAAGAGAGGGGAACATATATCCTGTTCATTTCAAAGATGATATAGAATCTTTTTACTCATTCTGTACGGATGCTTCTCACTATGTGGCACATAATATAAAGTTCGACAGAAGCTTTATCCCTTTTATGCTGAAAAACCAGTTTGATACCATGATAGAAAATGTGGAAATAGTAAAAGCAGGAATAAATGAGTATTACGGAACGTATAAATGGCCCAAGCTGAATGAATGTGCCAAGTTTTATAACATACCTTTCGATGACAGCAGTCTTCATGAAAGTTTATATGATGTTCTGATTACCTTCAGAGTATTTTATAAAATGTCGAAACATCCAATAGCAAAAAATAAAATTTTTAATTTTCTGGAAAAACAGTAAAGCAGCAGTGTTGTTTTTCCTTTAGAATATGTCCGGTTTATATTCAGACCGAGTAAATAAAGACAGATGAATGTCAGCTTTGAATATAAGCCGGGAAAAAATCTAATATACACATATTATATAAGTCATATAAATAAAATATATACGATTTCTATTGACATTTATGCGCGTTTTTATTATAATTTTAAATAATAGAATGTTTTAGGAGGAACTAAAATGATAAACAGAAATTTGGAAAGCATGTGTCATCATAGGTAGTGAGTTTGTGCAGTTAGGGTACAGACTCCTGTTGAAATGATTAAATTGAGTCTTGCCTGTGATGCTTTCGGAATTATCTAAACTTTAGTCCTTTTAATAAGCTCTCAGGGAACTGAGGGAATTTTTTTTATTATAAACTGAAGGAAAGGAAGGTAGCGATGAAAAAGATTATTTTGATGTTAATATTTCTGCTGAGTATACTTATGTGTTCCAAAAAGGAGGAAAATCAGGCTGACAAAACAACGGGAGAACAAAAACTTCCTGATAAAATAATAGTCGGACTGGATGATACTTTTGCACCTATGGGATTCAAAGACGAGAAAGGTGAACTTGTGGGATTTGATATTGATCTTGCAAGAGCAGTGGGGGAAAAACTTGGTGTGGAAGTACAGTTTCAGCCTATAAACTGGGATTCAAAAGAGATGGAACTGAAAAACGGAAATATTAACCTTATCTGGAATGGTTTGTCAATAACTGAAGAAAGAAAAAAACAGCTTTTATTCTCAGTTCCTTATCTGGAGAATTCACAGATAATACTTGTGAAAAAAGATTCTGCAATAAAAAATAAGGAAGAACTAAAAGGAAAAGTAATAGGAACACAAAGTAAGAGCAGCGGAGAAGATGCAGTTCTGGCTGATCCTGTTAATTCGGAACTAAAAGAGCTGAGAACATATGATACTTATGATCAGGCATTCTTAGATCTTGATGCCGGAAGAATAGAAGCAATAGTGGGTGATGAAGTACTGGCAAGATACATAAAAGCCAATAAAGAGAAAAAAGAAGGAAAAGAATTATACGCCATTCTGGAAGGCAGCGACTTTGGGAAAGAGGAATACGGGATTGGAGCAAAAAAAGAAGATACTTACCTGATAGAAAAAATAAATGAAGCAATAGAAGAGCTGAAAAAAGACGGTACATATAAAAAGATATACGATAAATGGTTTAGTGCAGAATAGGAGAAAAAATGAGCGAATTATCTATTTTTATTCAAATTTTAAGTTCATTGCCTAATGTGATAATAGTTTATGCTGTTACAGCTGTGATTTCACTTCCTCTTGGAATAATAGGGGCACTTGCTTACACAGGCAATTCTGTTATCATAAAAAAAAGTATATCATTTTATACATGGATATTCAGGGGAACACCTCTTATACTTCAGTTATTCTTTATATATTATGGACTGCCTGCCCTGACTAATAATGCAATAGTCCTTGACAGAATGCCGGCAGCGCTTATTACATTTGTAATTAACTACACTGCATATCTTATAGAAATAATAAGAAGCGGACTGGAAAGTATAGACAAAGGTCAGAGCGAGGCTGCAAAGGTACTTGGTTATTCATATTCTAAGAAAATATGGTATATTCTTCTGCCGCAAGCAATAAGAAGAGTACTGCCGTCTCTTGGCAATGAAGCAATTACACTGGTAAAGGATACTGCACTGATATATGTAATCTCATTAACTGAGATACTAAAGACTACTAAAGAAATAGCCAGCAGAGATTCCATAATAACTCCGTATTTTTATGCCGGACTGATTTATCTGGGACTAAGTTTCCTTATAGACAGAATATTTAAAAATATGGAGAAAAGAAGTAAGGTGAGAGTATAGCCATGGATATTATAGAGATAAGAAGTATAAATAAGAGTTATGGTGAAAACAAGGTTTTGAATGATATTTCACTAAAAGTGGCACAGGGAGAAGTAGTTACCATAATAGGACCTTCGGGAAGCGGAAAATCCACGCTTTTGAGAAGTATAGCAGATCTTGAGACTATAGACAGCGGAAGTATACTTATAGAAGGACGGGATATAACTGAAAAATCTATGGATAAGAAGGAAAAGAAGAAAATACTTTTGAAAACCGGTATGGTATTTCAGAATTTTAATCTTTTTCCTCATATGACTGTAAGAAATAATATAGCAAGAACCCTGAAAGTAGTAAAAAAAGCAACTGCAAAAGAAGCAGAAGAAATAACAAAGCAGATGCTGGCAAAAGTAGGACTTATAGATAAAATAGATAATTATCCAAATGAGCTGTCAGGCGGGCAGAAACAGAGAGCGGCAATAGCAAGGGCTATGGCACTTGATCCGGATATTCTGTTATTTGACGAGCCGACTTCAGCACTGGATCCCGAACTGGTAAAAGAGGTTCTGGATTTGATTAAAAAGCTGAGAGACGAAAAAACAACAATGTTAATAGTCAGCCATGAAATGAAATTTGTAAAAGAAATTTCCGATAAAGTAATAGTTATGGAAAAAGGAAAAATACTTGAGGAAGGAACGTCTGAAAAGGTTTTTGAAAATTCATCCTCAGAGAGAGTAAGGGAATTTTTGAAAAAGTAAAGATGGAACTAGATTATGAAGAAATCTTTTATAGTTACAATCACTGACTCAAAAGGAATAAAAAGCTATAAATTTAGTCAAAAAATAAAGAAAATAGTCTCTATGCTGGGAATTTCCGTAACAATATATCTGTTGATTTCTATAATTGCTTTATTATTTCTTGGAGGGTCTTATCTAAAAAATATAGATATTTTGTCCCAAAATAAGGAATTGAGAAAATTTAAAAACGACTATGAAGAGGAACAGAAAAGGGAACAGGAGAGAGAAAATAAAAAAGTAAGTATGAGTAACCTGAACGAGGTATCTAAAAACAAAAAAAGAAAAGTACTTATGATAATACCAAATTCATATCCTGTAAAACCTGATACAAGAGTAACAAGTGAATTTGGCGGAAGAATCCATCCTATTGCCGGTGTCCAGAAAGATCATAAAGGAATAGATTTCGGAACTGGGATGAATGCAGATATATATTCTACTGCTGACGGTATAGTAAGTTTTGCCGGACAGCAGAACGGATACGGAAATGTGGTAATTATTGACCATAGTTTCGGACTGCAGAGTTTTTACGCACATTTAGATTCATATTCAGTAAAAACAAGAGAATTTGTAAAAAAAGGGCAGATAGTGGCCAAAAGCGGAAACACAGGAAACAGTACCGGACCGCATCTGCATTATGAAATAAGATTTTACGGAGTGCAGTTAGACCCGATGAATTTTATAAAATGGAACGAAGAAAATTTTGATTATTTATTTAAAAACGAGAGGAGTATAGAATGGGAGTCTTTTCTAAGGGAAATAATATGATTTCAGAAACAAATATAACAGTAATATCACAAAATACAGAGTTGAAAGGTGATATAGTAACAGAGGGAATAATTCAGATAGAAGGAAAAATAGACGGGAAAATAGTGTCTAAAGATTCTGTGATTATAGGTATGGACGGAGTAGTAACAGGTGAGATTTATTCGGATGAAGCTGTAATAAACGGAACTCTTCTGGGAAAAGTAGAAGCTGCAAAGGTAAAAATAGGAGAACGTGGAAAAGTAAACGGTACTATAATATCAGAAGTATTTGCAATAGCTGAAGGCGGAGATTTTGAAGGTGATAAAAAAATGAGAATCAAAAAAACAGAATCTTCATATTCAGATACAAGTTCTGAATTGTCTTAAAAAATGAGAGGTGGAAAAGTTGGCAAAGCACATAGAAGTAAAGAATCTAACTAAAATATATACAAATGTGGACAAAGAATTCAAAGCTGTGGACGATATTTCACTGTCAATTAATAAAAATGACATATATGGGATAATGGGACTAAGCGGAGCAGGAAAGTCAACTTTTATCAGGATGTTAAACAGGTTAGAGGAACCAAGCTCCGGAGAAATTTTTATAAACGGAGAAAATATAGTAGAATTACCTAAAAAAAAGTTATTGGAATATAGAAGAAAAACAGGAATGATATTTCAGCATTTTAATCTTCTGAGCTCTAGGGATGTAAAAGGAAACGTGGCATTTGCCCTTGAGCTGGCCGGATGGCCGAAGGGTAAAATAGAACCTAGGGTAGATGAATTATTGGAACTAGTGGGGCTTGAAGACAAACGAAATGTGTATCCCAGTCAGCTGTCAGGCGGTCAGAAACAGAGAGTGGCAATAGCAAGAGCATTGGCAAATTATCCTGAAATTCTGCTTTCAGATGAAGCTACAAGCGCTCTTGACCCCAGAACGACGGTTTCTATTCTGGAACTGTTAAAGGACATTCAGAAAAAGCTGGGTCTGACTATAGTACTGATAACCCACCAAATGGAAGTAATAAGAAAAGTATGTAACAGAACTGCTATAATGTCAGATGGTAAATTAATAGAAGAAGGAAGTACAAAAGAAATATTCCTGAATCCTAAAAACGAACTGACAAGGGAATTCGTATCACATATAGCACCTGAAACAGAAACTAAAAAAGAAAAAATGAAAATAACAGGAAAACAGATGTTAAAGCTGAATTTTCAAGGTGAACAGGCTGAGAAGCCGTACATATCAGATATGGTAAAAAAATATGGTCTGGATGTAAACATTCTCGGCGGTACCATAGATGAGCTTGCAGATGATAAAGTGGGACATCTTCTTGTGGAGATTCTCGGAAGCGAGACTGAGAGAAACAGTGCGATAAGCTGGCTGAAAGAAAATAAGATAGAAGTGGAGGAAGTATAATGCAATTTGACTGGGCTGAATTTTTTAATTTTGGAAATATGCTTATTCCCCTCTGGGAAACTGTGTATATGGTTTTGATATCTATGTTTTTTGCATTGCTTATCGGAATGCCTCTGGGAATACTTCTGGTGACAAGTTCTGAAAATCATATTGCACCTAACAGAAGTCTTAATAAAATTTTAGATATTATCCTCATTAATATTACAAGATCAATTCCTTTTATTATATTAATGGTAGTGTTAATTCCCGTGGCCAGAGGAATTATAGGAAAATCTTTTGGCAACGAGGCCTTTATTGTTTATCTGGCACTTGGTTCGGCGCCGTTTGTTGCACGGGTAATAGAAGGTGCATTGAACGAAGTAGACAAAGGATTAATAGAAGCTTCGAAATCACTGGGAGCTACGAATTATCATATAATAACAAAGGTAATGCTTCCGGAAGCACTGCCGTCTTTGATACACGGAATGGTACTTGCCCTTATTACACTTATAGGATATTCTGCAATGGCAGGTATAGTAGGCGGAGGAGGTCTGGGGAACCAGGCTGTAGTAGCTGGTTTTCAGAACAGTAATCCCGCTATAATATGGAAAGCTACACTGATCATTATAATATTGGTGCAGATAATACAATTTGTTGGTAACCTTATAGTTAAAAAAATATATAAAAAACGAGGGAAATAGGAGGTAACAAAATGAAAAAGTTTTTAATAGGAATTCTGACATTAGGTGTAATATTTTCATGCGGGAAAAAAGAGGAAACACCGGCAGCTGATGCTGGAAAACCTGCTGAAACACCAAAAGAGCAAAAATTAGTAATCGGAGCAACACCAACACCGCATGCAGAAATTCTGGAACAGGTAAAAGAGGATTTGAAAAAAGAAGGAATAGATCTGGAAATAAAAATATTTGATGACTATGTACTTCCAAACAGACTTCTTGGAGAAAAAACACTGGATGCAAACTACTTTCAGCATGTTCCTTATATGGAAGAATTCGCACAGAAAAATAATATGGAACTTGTGGCAGTAGCTAAAATACATGTGGAACCGCTTGCAGTATATTCTAAAAAAGTTAAGGATCTGGCAGAATTACCGGAAGGTTCAGATGTATTAATACCAAATGATCCTACAAACAGAGGAAGAGCATTAATATTACTGGATAAAAGCGGTATAATCAAACTGAAAGACAACAAAAAACTAGATTCAACTATAGAAGACATCGCAGAAAATCCTAAAAAACTAAAAGTTACAGCATTAAATGCTGATCAGATTCCAACTAGACTTAGTGAAGTGGGAGCAGCGGTAATTAATGGTAATTTCGCAATGAAAAATAATCTGAATCCGCTAACAGACAGTATATTTATCGAAGATAAAGATTCACCTTATGCGAATGTAATTACAGTTCTAAAAGGAAATGAAAACGACGAAAGAGTGCAGAAACTGGTAAAAGCACTTCAAAGTGAAAAAATCAAAAAATTTATAGAAGAAAAATACCAAGGATCTGTAGTACCGGCATTTTAAGAAAATAAAAAATCAGAAAGAGGGTTTCCTAATTCTTATCTGATTTTTTTTAAAACTTTTTATCCGGAAAGACGAATATTCATAAGCAGCTTTATATGGTGAAACACTTATAACAGGAGGAAAAAATGAAAAAGATAATACTGGGAATATTAATGGGAGCGTTTTTGCTTTCATGCGGAAATAAAGACGGGGCAGCAGCAAAATCCGACGGGAAAAAAGTCCTTGTGGTAGCGGCTACGCCTGAACCACATGGTGAAATATTAAAAGAAGCAATACCTATGATGGCTAATAGAGGGATAGAATTAAAAGTAGAAATCTTTAATGACTATGTAATGCCAAACAAAGTTCTTGCTGAGAAAACTGTTGATGCGAATTTATTTCAGCATAAACCGTTTCTGGATAATTATAATGAAAAAAACGGTACGGAAATAGTAGATGTGGCAAGAAGTTATACAGCACCGCTTGCACTATATTCTGACAAGTATAAGTCTCTTGACGACTTGGAAAACGGAGCGGAAATATTAATAGCAAATGATCCTACAAACTTGGCAAGATCGTTAATATTACTTGATAAAAATGGTATTATAAAACTAAAAGATCCTAATAATGTAGTAGCTACACTGGATGATATAGTAGAAAATCCGAAAAATCTGAAAATAACTACAATAACAGCTGATCAGATAGCAATAAGATTAAAAGAAGTAGGAGCAGCAGTAATACCTGGAAATTACGCAGTGAAAAACGGGCTTAATCCTAGAGAAAGCCTCGCAGTGGAAAGTAAAGATTCTCCATATGCCAATATAATTGCAGTATTAAAAGGAAACGAAAATGATGAAAGAATCAAGATATTAATAGAAGTCCTTCAGAGTGATGAAATGAGAAAAATTGTTGAACAAAAATACAACGGTTCAGTAATAGCAACATTCTAAGATAGAAAGCAAACTGATGTCTTTTGAAAGCCTGTTAAAACGGCTTTCTTTTTTTACAAAAATTATTGTGTATACACAAATATGAGATGCTGAATTCCATGATTAAATAAGGTCGTATTTAAATTATTAAATTTGATATTATTGATTTTTGCTAAAAAGTTTGATAAAATATAGGAGCAGATTTTATAGAAAGGGAGTTTTATACTTGAAGAACTTAAAAATACTACTATTTTCATTAATGATTACAGTATTTTCATATGGATTTGAAGCCCCGGGAATATACAAAGAAAAAGAAATGAAAATAGATGGTTATGAGCTAAAGGAAAGCAATATAACACTAAAAGACGGAAAGCCTGCCAAAATGGCAGTTTATTACAGAAATACCGAAAATAACGGTATGGAAACATTTTTTAACATTTATGAACAGAACGGAAGTGAATACAAACTTAGATTACAATCAGAGAAAAGCTTTAAATACAGTTATGACTTTATCAAGGAGCTTGATACCTACAAAAATAATCTGATTGCTACTATAAACGGCAACACTGCCGGATTATCAGAAAATGAAACAAGAGAAATCGAAGTTTTTGATACTTATCGTCCAGAAGAAATGAAGTTTGAGCTAAAATATGACAAAAATGCACCAAAGTTTGATGATTTTCTGTTTATAAAGAAAAGTACCCCGGTTAATTCCGAGCCGACACTTACTTCAGAAGTGATAGAAACAGTGAATTATCCAAAGAAAATAAAAACTACATCACAGCTGAAATCTAATATTAACGGTGATTGGTATGAAGTAACACTGGAAGACGGAAAAAAAGGCTACATAGCTGTTTCAGAGAATGTAGAGAAAAGAAATTTTAAATGGAGTGCAATGGTAGATAAAATTGATATAGTAAATGATTTTATTGCCGAAACACTGAAAAGAAAAGAAAAATTATACACAATAAGTGCTTATGCACCTCTTTCAAGAGATTATTACGGTGAAAAGGATAAGTTTAATAACCGTCCGAACCAGAGTATAAAAGGATATTTAAGTCCTGATTCCAAGGAATTTATTAATATCCCCGACAGAACAATATTCAAAATGACTGGTGAAAAAGATGGATTTTATGAAATTGAAACTCCGTTTTACGGAGGACCGTATTACATAAAAGCTAATCCTAACACTATAGTAGAAGAAACAGAACTAAAAGATATAATCAGACATTTTATAGTTATAGACCCTGATAATCAGTCAGAAGTTATAATAGAAAAAGCTGAGGATAAATGGAATGTAATAACATATTCTTTTGTAACAACAGGTAAAGACAACGGATATTCATCTTATGAAACACCGCACGGTGCATTTCTTGTAGCTTACAGTAAGCCTGTAATGCAGTATACAAGAAACAGAAAAAAAGATGAAACAGAAGTGGCAAAGCACCTTAAAGTAGCATCAAGAGATGATCTTGTAATATCAGGCGAGGCTCTTTATGCGGTAAGATTCAGCGGCGGAGGATATCTTCATGGTATTCCGGCTACATACGGCGGAGGAACCGCAGCTAAAAAGGCCTATACAGGACAAAAGATAGGTACTTATAAAGAATCACATAAATGTGTAAGACATTATGATGATCAGATAAAATTCGTATATGACTGGCTGGGAGATGCTTCTCCTAATGATGAAAAAGGTCACAGAAAACCTGTTTCACCTACAGTTGTAATTGTATTATAATATAATTAGTGATTATACTATTCGAAAGTTTGCAAGTTTAAATTTATTATGAGAAAAACTTTGTTTAGAGTATTGTAAAAAATAAGAAACAAAGTATAAGTAAGGAGGTAATAACCTTGAAAAGAAAATTAGCCGTTCTCTTTATGTTATTTTCTTTCATGATGTTCGCAGAATTACTGAAAGTACCGGATAAATACAGCTCGAAAATGGAATTGGACGGATGGAGCCTTAATGAAAAGAAAATTGACCTGAACCAGGACGGACAGGCAGATGTATTGTTAATATACTATAAAGTAGAGTCAACTAATGTAGTTACTAATTATGTTTCATATATAAATGCAGGAAACGACACTTATAAAAAAGATTTTCAGCTGGAAAAGGTATTTACTACAGATACATTCGGAAGTGAATTTGGTAAATTTACAAATGATTTTGTAGATAATTACTTTGACTATAAGGCAGGAAAAAAGAAGGTTACCAATGGGACAGTAACTGCTCCGGTACCACCGAAAAAACCTGCGGAAACTGTAAAAAAGCCTGAGGAGAATACAAAAAAGCCAGAGGAAACTAAGAAACCAGAGACACCTCCTGCCGATACTGCCGTAAAGCAGCCTGATAATACCCAGACAGCAGAAACACCTGAACAAACAGTATACAAGGTGCTTGAACAATACAGTGATAAAAAGCCGGATAATATGACTTTTAATCTTAAATATGATAAAAATGCGCCTAAAGATCTGGATAATTTCGTTTTTGCGAAATCTGATATAAAAATTAGAAAAGCACCAAATTATCAGGCAGAGATACTTGTGAATGCAAAATATCCGGACAAGATAAAAGTCCTGAAAAAATTGGATAAAAACAGTGTTAAGAGTGATTACGACTGGTATGAGGTAGAGCTTTCCGATAAAAGAATCGGATATGTGTATGCCGACGGAGTACTAAAAAGAGAATTTAACTGGAAAGAAATGGCTGACAGAATAGATAAAACAAACAAGTTTTTGAATAAAGCCTTTACTGAGAAAAAAGATATATACGTAATAGACCAGTATGTAGCCTTGAGCAAAGACGTAAATACCCCGA encodes the following:
- a CDS encoding autotransporter outer membrane beta-barrel domain-containing protein, which gives rise to MAGKGASKEKTSGVESYDYDTVGVLALREVERTYRHTFGYSLGYTRTDFQMDSSRFSEDMANTVQLGLHNKYKANGWNFRNDLLGRVSFHTSDRTMDWYDGTQSKMKADYNVYGVNSLNEIGKEFDLGRNTKIIPYTGLELGYMSHESFQEKGDAEKLKVDKNDGYSVKPEIGVRLEAEKNLGKNENWRIKGNIGAGYEYELGNMNKQEQASVAAIEDGYHKLAKPAEDKGKIKTNGMVGVEVKDRYGIFVTGEYGIGNSNKEDYKVGLSLKAVF
- a CDS encoding membrane lipoprotein lipid attachment site-containing protein, which produces MKKIVLILVSVFTLTSCIYEDYNHYPPSGGRPPYNNGHGRPPGNGRPPGNNRPPGNSRPPGNSRPPGPGRPNNNNGPNHNNNGHGGRH
- a CDS encoding 3'-5' exonuclease, whose amino-acid sequence is MSKNIVFFDVETNGKVGSSVLSISAIKVNFNGEIQKWEKVGEYDRFYFRNPGEEINMGAINVNGLTDNVLEKKREGNIYPVHFKDDIESFYSFCTDASHYVAHNIKFDRSFIPFMLKNQFDTMIENVEIVKAGINEYYGTYKWPKLNECAKFYNIPFDDSSLHESLYDVLITFRVFYKMSKHPIAKNKIFNFLEKQ
- a CDS encoding amino acid ABC transporter substrate-binding protein; translation: MKKIILMLIFLLSILMCSKKEENQADKTTGEQKLPDKIIVGLDDTFAPMGFKDEKGELVGFDIDLARAVGEKLGVEVQFQPINWDSKEMELKNGNINLIWNGLSITEERKKQLLFSVPYLENSQIILVKKDSAIKNKEELKGKVIGTQSKSSGEDAVLADPVNSELKELRTYDTYDQAFLDLDAGRIEAIVGDEVLARYIKANKEKKEGKELYAILEGSDFGKEEYGIGAKKEDTYLIEKINEAIEELKKDGTYKKIYDKWFSAE
- a CDS encoding amino acid ABC transporter permease, translating into MSELSIFIQILSSLPNVIIVYAVTAVISLPLGIIGALAYTGNSVIIKKSISFYTWIFRGTPLILQLFFIYYGLPALTNNAIVLDRMPAALITFVINYTAYLIEIIRSGLESIDKGQSEAAKVLGYSYSKKIWYILLPQAIRRVLPSLGNEAITLVKDTALIYVISLTEILKTTKEIASRDSIITPYFYAGLIYLGLSFLIDRIFKNMEKRSKVRV
- a CDS encoding ATP-binding cassette domain-containing protein, with translation MIEIRSINKSYGENKVLNDISLKVAQGEVVTIIGPSGSGKSTLLRSIADLETIDSGSILIEGRDITEKSMDKKEKKKILLKTGMVFQNFNLFPHMTVRNNIARTLKVVKKATAKEAEEITKQMLAKVGLIDKIDNYPNELSGGQKQRAAIARAMALDPDILLFDEPTSALDPELVKEVLDLIKKLRDEKTTMLIVSHEMKFVKEISDKVIVMEKGKILEEGTSEKVFENSSSERVREFLKK
- a CDS encoding M23 family metallopeptidase; this translates as MKKSFIVTITDSKGIKSYKFSQKIKKIVSMLGISVTIYLLISIIALLFLGGSYLKNIDILSQNKELRKFKNDYEEEQKREQERENKKVSMSNLNEVSKNKKRKVLMIIPNSYPVKPDTRVTSEFGGRIHPIAGVQKDHKGIDFGTGMNADIYSTADGIVSFAGQQNGYGNVVIIDHSFGLQSFYAHLDSYSVKTREFVKKGQIVAKSGNTGNSTGPHLHYEIRFYGVQLDPMNFIKWNEENFDYLFKNERSIEWESFLREII
- a CDS encoding polymer-forming cytoskeletal protein, with the translated sequence MGVFSKGNNMISETNITVISQNTELKGDIVTEGIIQIEGKIDGKIVSKDSVIIGMDGVVTGEIYSDEAVINGTLLGKVEAAKVKIGERGKVNGTIISEVFAIAEGGDFEGDKKMRIKKTESSYSDTSSELS